A part of Dreissena polymorpha isolate Duluth1 chromosome 13, UMN_Dpol_1.0, whole genome shotgun sequence genomic DNA contains:
- the LOC127855476 gene encoding parathyroid hormone/parathyroid hormone-related peptide receptor-like isoform X1: MAIAVVSSEEQRKYLLEQEAQCYTTHVLQENKTYGATQCPPTWDGVLCWPALDRGSTARLPCPSYVSGFNLAASAYKTCTSNGTWYVRPDLNETWTNLTLCMSEKNENQYEQVPAIIAENMPRIRLMYNIGYGISLASLILAVTIMIYFKRLHCPRNTIHINLFVSFTLRAIISFVKENALVNGVGFSIDVTQTQDGQTVFLEDSSHWQCKTFFSLFNYILCANYMWIFTEGIYLNMLITVAMFSEKSGVKKLVIFGWGAPALFVVPWAIVRALLEDVLCWNTHPTNGYFWLIRGPIVAAMGINFIIFLNIIRVLFTKLTAFNAPDTNRYRYSDGLWKLAKSTLVLIPLFGVHYIVFIGLPDNVDETTELVKLYYEMFFNSFQGFLVSLLFCFLNGEVQSEIRKKWYRFALRRGGSLYKKRARDTMTSFISHHRASSASSDARDIPNGKLTIHKPEPKRLSNNGLNGHACEAGNGDNENNSMVKITSKDTNIKDTALEERDPILNDSISDDEIDIMSEDLV, translated from the exons ATG GCGATAGCCGTGGTCAGCAGTGAAGAGCAACGGAAGTACCTTCTGGAGCAAGAGGCGCAATGCTACACAACCCACGTTCTGCAAGAAAACAAAACCTACG GGGCCACACAATGCCCACCTACATGGGACGGTGTTCTATGTTGGCCTGCCCTGGACCGTGGTTCGACGGCCCGTTTGCCGTGTCCCAGTTACGTGAGCGGTTTCAATTTGGCAG CTTCAGCGTATAAAACCTGCACGAGCAATGGCACATGGTATGTTAGGCCCGATCTGAACGAGACCTGGACCAACCTGACGTTGTGCATGTCGGAGAAAAACGAGAACCAGTACGAGCAAGTGCCCGCAATCATCGCG GAGAACATGCCTCGAATACGTCTGATGTACAACATAGGGTATGGAATATCGCTGGCATCTCTCATTCTCGCCGTTACAATCATGATCTATTTCAA ACGTCTCCATTGTCCCCGCAACACCATCCACATCAATCTATTTGTCTCGTTCACGCTGCGCGCTATCATCTCATTCGTAAAAGAGAATGCGCTCGTCAATGGCGTCGGCTTCAGCATCGACGTGACTCAGACTCAGGATGGCCAGACTGTGTTTTTGGAAGACAGTAGT CATTGGCAATGCAAGACATTTTTCTCCCTCTTTAACTACATCTTGTGCGCCAACTACATGTGGATTTTCACGGAAGGTATTTACCTTAACATGCTCATTACGGTCGCCATGTTTTCGGAGAAATCTGGGGTGAAGAAACTTGTGATCTTCGGCTGGG GCGCACCGGCGTTGTTTGTGGTGCCGTGGGCCATTGTTCGGGCTTTGTTGGAGGATGTGCT CTGTTGGAACACACACCCGACCAATGGTTATTTCTGGTTGATACGGGGCCCGATTGTCGCTGCCATGGGG ATAAACTTCATCATATTCTTGAATATCATTCGTGTTTTGTTCACGAAGCTAACAGCCTTCAATGCACCTGACACTAACAGATACAGATACAG CGACGGACTCTG GAAGTTAGCAAAATCGACTCTGGTCCTAATTCCCTTGTTCGGCGTCCACTACATCGTGTTTATTGGTCTCCCTGACAACGTTGACGAAACAACGGAACTTGTCAAACTTTACTACGAGATGTTCTTCAATTCCTTCCAG GGATTTCTTGTCAGCTTACTGTTTTGCTTTTTGAATGGAGAG GTCCAATCAGAAATACGAAAAAAGTGGTATCGTTTCGCACTGAGACGAGGTGGCAGTTTGTACAAAAAACGCGCTCGTGATACAATGACCTCCTTTATATCACATCACCGAGCGTCGTCTGCGAGCTCTGACGCGCGAGATATACCGAACGGCAAATTGACGATACACAAGCCGGAACCAAAACGCCTATCAAACAATGGCCTGAACGGTCATGCTTGCGAGGCGGGGAACGGTGATAATGAAAATAACTCTATGGTAAAAATTACTTCAAAAGATACCAATATCAAAGACACTGCGTTAGAAGAACGTGATCCGATATTAAACGACTCTATCTCTGATGATGAGATTGATATAATGTCTGAAGACCTTGTGTAA
- the LOC127855476 gene encoding parathyroid hormone/parathyroid hormone-related peptide receptor-like isoform X33, which yields MAIAVVSSEEQRKYLLEQEAQCYTTHVLQENKTYGATQCPPTWDGVLCWPALDRGSTARLPCPSYVSGFNLAASAYKTCTSNGTWYVRPDLNETWTNLTLCMSEKNENQYEQVPAIIAENMPRIRLMYNIGYGISLASLILAVTIMIYFKRLHCPRNTIHINLFVSFTLRAIISFVKENALVNGVGFSIDVTQTQDGQTVFLEDSSHWQCKTFFSLFNYILCANYMWIFTEGAPALFVVPWAIVRALLEDVLCWNTHPTNGYFWLIRGPIVAAMGINFIIFLNIIRVLFTKLTAFNAPDTNRYRYSDGLWKLAKSTLVLIPLFGVHYIVFIGLPDNVDETTELVKLYYEMFFNSFQGFLVSLLFCFLNGEVQSEIRKKWYRFALRRGGSLYKKRARDTMTSFISHHRASSASSDARDIPNGKLTIHKPEPKRLSNNGLNGHACEAGNGDNENNSMVKITSKDTNIKDTALEERDPILNDSISDDEIDIMSEDLV from the exons ATG GCGATAGCCGTGGTCAGCAGTGAAGAGCAACGGAAGTACCTTCTGGAGCAAGAGGCGCAATGCTACACAACCCACGTTCTGCAAGAAAACAAAACCTACG GGGCCACACAATGCCCACCTACATGGGACGGTGTTCTATGTTGGCCTGCCCTGGACCGTGGTTCGACGGCCCGTTTGCCGTGTCCCAGTTACGTGAGCGGTTTCAATTTGGCAG CTTCAGCGTATAAAACCTGCACGAGCAATGGCACATGGTATGTTAGGCCCGATCTGAACGAGACCTGGACCAACCTGACGTTGTGCATGTCGGAGAAAAACGAGAACCAGTACGAGCAAGTGCCCGCAATCATCGCG GAGAACATGCCTCGAATACGTCTGATGTACAACATAGGGTATGGAATATCGCTGGCATCTCTCATTCTCGCCGTTACAATCATGATCTATTTCAA ACGTCTCCATTGTCCCCGCAACACCATCCACATCAATCTATTTGTCTCGTTCACGCTGCGCGCTATCATCTCATTCGTAAAAGAGAATGCGCTCGTCAATGGCGTCGGCTTCAGCATCGACGTGACTCAGACTCAGGATGGCCAGACTGTGTTTTTGGAAGACAGTAGT CATTGGCAATGCAAGACATTTTTCTCCCTCTTTAACTACATCTTGTGCGCCAACTACATGTGGATTTTCACGGAAG GCGCACCGGCGTTGTTTGTGGTGCCGTGGGCCATTGTTCGGGCTTTGTTGGAGGATGTGCT CTGTTGGAACACACACCCGACCAATGGTTATTTCTGGTTGATACGGGGCCCGATTGTCGCTGCCATGGGG ATAAACTTCATCATATTCTTGAATATCATTCGTGTTTTGTTCACGAAGCTAACAGCCTTCAATGCACCTGACACTAACAGATACAGATACAG CGACGGACTCTG GAAGTTAGCAAAATCGACTCTGGTCCTAATTCCCTTGTTCGGCGTCCACTACATCGTGTTTATTGGTCTCCCTGACAACGTTGACGAAACAACGGAACTTGTCAAACTTTACTACGAGATGTTCTTCAATTCCTTCCAG GGATTTCTTGTCAGCTTACTGTTTTGCTTTTTGAATGGAGAG GTCCAATCAGAAATACGAAAAAAGTGGTATCGTTTCGCACTGAGACGAGGTGGCAGTTTGTACAAAAAACGCGCTCGTGATACAATGACCTCCTTTATATCACATCACCGAGCGTCGTCTGCGAGCTCTGACGCGCGAGATATACCGAACGGCAAATTGACGATACACAAGCCGGAACCAAAACGCCTATCAAACAATGGCCTGAACGGTCATGCTTGCGAGGCGGGGAACGGTGATAATGAAAATAACTCTATGGTAAAAATTACTTCAAAAGATACCAATATCAAAGACACTGCGTTAGAAGAACGTGATCCGATATTAAACGACTCTATCTCTGATGATGAGATTGATATAATGTCTGAAGACCTTGTGTAA
- the LOC127855476 gene encoding parathyroid hormone/parathyroid hormone-related peptide receptor-like isoform X25, producing MAIAVVSSEEQRKYLLEQEAQCYTTHVLQENKTYGATQCPPTWDGVLCWPALDRGSTARLPCPSYVSGFNLAASAYKTCTSNGTWYVRPDLNETWTNLTLCMSEKNENQYEQVPAIIAENMPRIRLMYNIGYGISLASLILAVTIMIYFKRLHCPRNTIHINLFVSFTLRAIISFVKENALVNGVGFSIDVTQTQDGQTVFLEDSSHWQCKTFFSLFNYILCANYMWIFTEGIYLNMLITVAMFSEKSGVKKLVIFGWGAPALFVVPWAIVRALLEDVLCWNTHPTNGYFWLIRGPIVAAMGINFIIFLNIIRVLFTKLTAFNAPDTNRYRYRKLAKSTLVLIPLFGVHYIVFIGLPDNVDETTELVKLYYEMFFNSFQGFLVSLLFCFLNGEVQSEIRKKWYRFALRRGGSLYKKRARDTMTSFISHHRASSASSDARDIPNGKLTIHKPEPKRLSNNGLNGHACEAGNGDNENNSMVKITSKDTNIKDTALEERDPILNDSISDDEIDIMSEDLV from the exons ATG GCGATAGCCGTGGTCAGCAGTGAAGAGCAACGGAAGTACCTTCTGGAGCAAGAGGCGCAATGCTACACAACCCACGTTCTGCAAGAAAACAAAACCTACG GGGCCACACAATGCCCACCTACATGGGACGGTGTTCTATGTTGGCCTGCCCTGGACCGTGGTTCGACGGCCCGTTTGCCGTGTCCCAGTTACGTGAGCGGTTTCAATTTGGCAG CTTCAGCGTATAAAACCTGCACGAGCAATGGCACATGGTATGTTAGGCCCGATCTGAACGAGACCTGGACCAACCTGACGTTGTGCATGTCGGAGAAAAACGAGAACCAGTACGAGCAAGTGCCCGCAATCATCGCG GAGAACATGCCTCGAATACGTCTGATGTACAACATAGGGTATGGAATATCGCTGGCATCTCTCATTCTCGCCGTTACAATCATGATCTATTTCAA ACGTCTCCATTGTCCCCGCAACACCATCCACATCAATCTATTTGTCTCGTTCACGCTGCGCGCTATCATCTCATTCGTAAAAGAGAATGCGCTCGTCAATGGCGTCGGCTTCAGCATCGACGTGACTCAGACTCAGGATGGCCAGACTGTGTTTTTGGAAGACAGTAGT CATTGGCAATGCAAGACATTTTTCTCCCTCTTTAACTACATCTTGTGCGCCAACTACATGTGGATTTTCACGGAAGGTATTTACCTTAACATGCTCATTACGGTCGCCATGTTTTCGGAGAAATCTGGGGTGAAGAAACTTGTGATCTTCGGCTGGG GCGCACCGGCGTTGTTTGTGGTGCCGTGGGCCATTGTTCGGGCTTTGTTGGAGGATGTGCT CTGTTGGAACACACACCCGACCAATGGTTATTTCTGGTTGATACGGGGCCCGATTGTCGCTGCCATGGGG ATAAACTTCATCATATTCTTGAATATCATTCGTGTTTTGTTCACGAAGCTAACAGCCTTCAATGCACCTGACACTAACAGATACAGATACAG GAAGTTAGCAAAATCGACTCTGGTCCTAATTCCCTTGTTCGGCGTCCACTACATCGTGTTTATTGGTCTCCCTGACAACGTTGACGAAACAACGGAACTTGTCAAACTTTACTACGAGATGTTCTTCAATTCCTTCCAG GGATTTCTTGTCAGCTTACTGTTTTGCTTTTTGAATGGAGAG GTCCAATCAGAAATACGAAAAAAGTGGTATCGTTTCGCACTGAGACGAGGTGGCAGTTTGTACAAAAAACGCGCTCGTGATACAATGACCTCCTTTATATCACATCACCGAGCGTCGTCTGCGAGCTCTGACGCGCGAGATATACCGAACGGCAAATTGACGATACACAAGCCGGAACCAAAACGCCTATCAAACAATGGCCTGAACGGTCATGCTTGCGAGGCGGGGAACGGTGATAATGAAAATAACTCTATGGTAAAAATTACTTCAAAAGATACCAATATCAAAGACACTGCGTTAGAAGAACGTGATCCGATATTAAACGACTCTATCTCTGATGATGAGATTGATATAATGTCTGAAGACCTTGTGTAA